A genome region from Triticum aestivum cultivar Chinese Spring chromosome 2B, IWGSC CS RefSeq v2.1, whole genome shotgun sequence includes the following:
- the LOC123040287 gene encoding uncharacterized protein yields the protein MACRRPTPPSPSPAPPPVPPLEDDDLLEEILLRLPPQPSSLLRASLVSKRWRGLVKRRRFLRLFRARHGSPPLLGVFPGEVDMSHPFFTPSLDPPDRVPAARFPMPLAPLAFPLVLDCRHGLALLLNRRVSQLLVWDPVTGDKRPVDLPWPSRGGR from the coding sequence atggcctgccgccgccccaccccgccgtcgccgtcgccggcgccgccgccggtgccTCCGCTCGAGGACGACGACCTCCTCgaggagatcctcctccgcctccccccgCAGCCGTCCTCCCTCCTCCGAGCCTCCCTCGTCAGCAAGCGCTGGCGCGGCCTCGTCAAGCGCCGCCGCTTCCTCCGCCTCTTCCGCGCCCGCCACGGGAGCCCCCCCCTCCTCGGTGTCTTCCCCGGCGAGGTCGACATGAGCCACCCCTTCTTCACGCCCTCCCTCGACCCGCCCGACAGGGTGCCCGCCGCGCGCTTCCCCATGCCGCTCGCCCCCCTCGCCTTCCCCCTCGTCCTCGACTGCCGCCAcggcctcgccctcctcctcaaccGGCGGGTCAGCCAGCTCCTGGTGTGGGATCCGGTGACCGGAGACAAGCGCCCTGTGGACCTCCCCTGGCCTTCAAGGGGCGGCAGGTGA